A DNA window from Gammaproteobacteria bacterium contains the following coding sequences:
- a CDS encoding F0F1 ATP synthase subunit delta, which yields MADISTLARPYAKAVFELAQAEGRFEDWQKMLDTLAAVAANEDIQFMLKDPRVSTEVQAEVFLKAAGDVLDAKGANFVRVLAKYRRLAVLPAIAEDYTALRADAENSVQAELRTAVEASDAQVAAIKAALAKRLGRDVELKTSVDASIVGGAIVRAGDFVIDDSVQGKLERLAVRIAS from the coding sequence ATGGCAGATATTTCGACATTGGCACGGCCCTACGCCAAGGCGGTTTTCGAACTCGCCCAGGCTGAAGGTCGCTTTGAAGACTGGCAGAAGATGCTGGATACGCTGGCTGCAGTTGCCGCCAACGAAGACATCCAGTTCATGCTGAAGGACCCGCGGGTCAGCACGGAAGTGCAGGCCGAGGTGTTCCTGAAGGCGGCCGGTGACGTGCTGGACGCCAAGGGCGCGAACTTCGTTCGCGTGCTGGCAAAGTACCGTCGCCTTGCCGTGCTGCCGGCGATTGCCGAGGATTACACGGCGCTGCGCGCCGATGCGGAAAACTCCGTGCAGGCAGAACTGCGCACGGCAGTCGAAGCGTCGGATGCCCAGGTGGCCGCCATCAAGGCTGCCCTGGCCAAGCGACTGGGCCGTGATGTCGAACTGAAGACTTCGGTCGATGCCAGCATTGTCGGCGGTGCGATCGTTCGCGCCGGTGACTTCGTCATCGATGATTCGGTTCAAGGAAAGCTGGAACGTCTCGCTGTTCGCATTGCCAGTTAA
- a CDS encoding F0F1 ATP synthase subunit B — protein sequence MNMNATLIAQGITFFLFILATKRFVWPTITQAMAERRQQIADGLAAAEKASRDLEKATEEANAVLAKAKDQAADILNQANKRSSEMVEEAKNDARKEGDRLVAAAKAQIEQEVSRAREDLRKEVASLAVMGAGKILSREIDAKAHGDLLDKVANEL from the coding sequence GTGAACATGAATGCAACCCTGATTGCTCAGGGCATTACGTTCTTTCTGTTCATCCTCGCGACCAAGCGATTTGTTTGGCCGACGATCACGCAGGCCATGGCCGAGCGCCGCCAGCAGATTGCTGACGGTCTTGCTGCTGCCGAGAAGGCCAGTCGTGATCTGGAAAAGGCAACGGAAGAAGCCAATGCCGTCCTCGCCAAGGCGAAGGACCAGGCGGCAGACATCCTGAACCAGGCCAACAAGCGCAGTTCCGAGATGGTCGAAGAAGCCAAGAACGATGCGCGCAAGGAAGGCGACCGGCTGGTCGCTGCCGCCAAGGCGCAGATCGAGCAGGAAGTTTCGCGAGCTCGCGAAGACCTGCGCAAGGAAGTGGCTTCGCTCGCGGTCATGGGTGCCGGCAAGATTCTCTCCAGGGAGATCGACGCCAAGGCCCACGGTGACCTGCTCGACAAGGTCGCGAACGAGCTGTAA
- the atpE gene encoding F0F1 ATP synthase subunit C, whose amino-acid sequence MEFVAMIQSSTAIAVGMIFAAGAIGTGIGFGLLGGKFLEGAARQPELAGMLQVRMFIIAGLLDALSIIGVGFAAFLLFANPLLAALNAG is encoded by the coding sequence ATGGAATTCGTCGCAATGATCCAGTCCAGCACCGCTATCGCTGTTGGCATGATTTTCGCAGCTGGCGCCATCGGCACCGGTATCGGCTTCGGCCTGCTGGGTGGCAAGTTCCTGGAAGGCGCTGCCCGCCAGCCTGAACTCGCCGGCATGCTGCAGGTTCGCATGTTCATCATCGCCGGTCTGCTTGACGCGCTGTCCATCATCGGTGTCGGTTTCGCAGCATTCCTGCTGTTCGCCAACCCGCTGCTGGCTGCCCTGAACGCAGGCTAA